The following are encoded in a window of Sphaerisporangium siamense genomic DNA:
- a CDS encoding DUF3710 domain-containing protein, with product MFRRRRREETAETAPDAVEEATPESARESGPWDSDEPYPEIDRVDLGGMLLPVGPGFEVQLNVAGDQLVGAVVLVGESALQVHAFAAPKRSGIWDEIRAELAREVTGAGGSCEEREGPFGTELAAEVEQDGGPRPVRFIGVDGPRWFLRGVISGRAVTDAETAATLEDVVRDIVVVRGDQPMAPKEPIELRLPTEARQAVEQQAAQQGRTGLNPFERGPEITETR from the coding sequence GTGTTCCGACGCCGCCGTCGCGAGGAGACAGCGGAGACCGCCCCGGACGCCGTCGAGGAGGCGACACCGGAGTCGGCCCGCGAGTCGGGACCATGGGACTCCGACGAGCCCTATCCCGAGATCGACCGGGTGGACCTCGGCGGCATGCTGCTGCCGGTCGGCCCGGGGTTCGAGGTCCAGCTCAACGTCGCGGGCGACCAGCTCGTCGGCGCCGTCGTCCTGGTCGGCGAGAGCGCCCTGCAGGTCCACGCGTTCGCCGCGCCCAAGAGGAGCGGCATCTGGGACGAGATCCGCGCCGAGCTGGCCCGCGAGGTGACCGGCGCGGGCGGCTCCTGCGAGGAGCGGGAGGGCCCGTTCGGCACCGAGCTCGCCGCCGAGGTCGAGCAGGACGGCGGCCCCCGGCCGGTGCGGTTCATCGGCGTGGACGGGCCCCGCTGGTTCCTGCGCGGGGTCATCAGCGGCCGCGCCGTCACCGACGCCGAGACCGCCGCCACCTTGGAGGACGTCGTGCGCGACATCGTCGTCGTGCGCGGCGACCAGCCCATGGCGCCCAAGGAGCCGATCGAGCTGCGGCTGCCCACCGAGGCCCGCCAGGCCGTCGAGCAGCAGGCGGCGCAGCAGGGCCGGACGGGCCTGAACCCCTTCGAGCGAGGACCCGAGATCACCGAGACCCGCTGA
- a CDS encoding OB-fold nucleic acid binding domain-containing protein → MSTAEPVKRGLRGFFRRLTTSRAEQEAEELKEDLDQYGATPIASCAQRRRFCVAGTLRTVTLRPRGGVPSLEAELYDGSDVVDLVWLGRRKIVGVEPGRVVRAEGLVSVQDGRKVMFNPRYELLPGSGQ, encoded by the coding sequence ATGAGTACGGCAGAGCCTGTCAAACGCGGGCTGCGCGGGTTCTTCCGTCGGCTGACGACGAGCAGGGCCGAGCAGGAGGCCGAGGAGCTCAAGGAGGACCTCGACCAGTACGGCGCCACGCCGATCGCCTCGTGCGCCCAGCGCCGCAGGTTCTGCGTGGCCGGCACGCTCAGGACGGTCACGCTGCGCCCCCGGGGCGGCGTGCCGTCCCTGGAGGCCGAGCTGTACGACGGCTCCGACGTCGTCGACCTGGTCTGGCTGGGCCGCCGCAAGATCGTCGGGGTCGAGCCGGGGCGGGTGGTCCGGGCCGAGGGCCTGGTCAGCGTCCAGGACGGCCGCAAGGTCATGTTCAACCCCCGCTACGAGCTGCTGCCGGGAAGCGGCCAGTGA